The Castanea sativa cultivar Marrone di Chiusa Pesio chromosome 11, ASM4071231v1 genome contains a region encoding:
- the LOC142617685 gene encoding UPF0481 protein At3g47200-like — translation MKMEPTSATGSLKNDLMCEELIIEVPLVMEPAQWPECCIYRVPKNLRQINKEAYSPKLISIGPFHHGKEEVRDTEKLKVRYLKEFCYRTGKCQKEIARVIEENEVKIRRCYEEIFDISSEDFVKMVLLDSTFIIELFLRANDEKDSMSSKPLLDCHIQADLILLENQLPFFILEELHTKFSKEQNSDNSFFMLASKYFTSSIVPVKNNEVKHFTDLIRYSRCPRSELEFKDRKCDLYSATKLHAAGVVFKVNDKEDSLDIKFNKCQPLYKCPCLTCLWLLNWLPCLKCFWCLERMQPLLKFSSIMIDDGAEGLLRNIMALEQCHYPSEAYVCNYMLLLDYLIDTSEDVYLLVKEKIIVNRLGSNEAVANMVNKLCSEIVENNSCYADLAQGLSTHYNQCCNHNMASLRSIYFADVWRGTATIVGLIVFGFTFWNTIRPYVIT, via the coding sequence GGAGCCGACTAGTGCTACTGGTTCACTTAAAAATGATCTTATGTGTGAAGAGCTGATCATTGAGGTTCCACTAGTCATGGAGCCAGCCCAGTGGCCTGAGTGTTGCATCTATAGAGTCCCTAAGAATCTTCgccaaataaataaagaagccTACAGTCCAAAGCTAATCTCAATAGGCCCTTTTCACCACGGTAAAGAAGAAGTGAGGGACACGGAAAAGCTGAAAGTGAGATACTTGAAGGAATTTTGTTACCGGACTGGAAAATGCCAAAAAGAAATAGCAAGGGTCATTGAAGAAAATGAAGTAAAGATTCGTCGTTGTTACGAAGAGATCTTTGATATCAGCAGTGAAGATTTCGTGAAAATGGTTTTATTGGATTCCACCTTTATCATTGAGCTTTTCTTGAGAGCTAATGATGAAAAGGATTCTATGTCAAGTAAACCATTGTTGGATTGCCATATACAGGCAGACTTGATATTACTTGAGAATCAGCTTCCATTCTTCATTCTCGAGGAGTTGCATACGAAATTTTCCAAAGAACAAAACAGcgataattcattttttatgctTGCCAGCAAATATTTTACTTCGTCTATAGTGCCAGTTAAGAATAACGAAGTAAAACATTTCACTGATTTGATTAGATATTCTCGTTGCCCACGGTCAGAATTAGAATTCAAAGACAGAAAATGTGATCTATATAGTGCAACAAAGCTACATGCTGCAGGAGTGGTATTCAAAGTGAATGACAAGGAAGATTCACTTGACATAAAATTCAACAAGTGCCAGCCCTTGTATAAATGTCCATGCCTCACTTGCTTATGGCTCTTAAATTGGTTACCATGCTTGAAATGCTTTTGGTGCTTGGAACGTATGCAACCTTTGTTGAAATTCTCAAGCATCATGATAGATGATGGAGCCGAAGGCCTTCTCAGAAACATCATGGCATTGGAGCAATGTCATTATCCATCTGAAGCTTACGTATGCAACTATATGTTGCTATTGGATTATCTTATCGACACCAGCGAAGATGTGTATTTGCTGGTTAAAGAAAAGATTATAGTTAATCGGTTAGGCAGCAATGAAGCAGTTGCCAATATGGTAAACAAACTTTGCAGTGAAATTGTGGAAAATAATTCTTGTTACGCTGATCTCGCTCAAGGCCTTAGTACGCACTATAACCAATGTTGCAACCATAATATGGCATCCTTGAGAAGTATCTATTTTGCTGATGTTTGGAGAGGCACTGCAACTATTGTTGGTCTTATAGTCTTTGGATTCACTTTCTGGAATACCATTAGGCCTTATGTAATCACATAG